A genomic segment from Thamnophis elegans isolate rThaEle1 chromosome 3, rThaEle1.pri, whole genome shotgun sequence encodes:
- the LOC116506691 gene encoding alpha-2-macroglobulin receptor-associated protein-like produces the protein MAAPVLPLLLLLKLLLAGTEAGGGLYSREANEAAASSPSAEFRLVRLNQLWEKAQRVGLPAVRLAELHSDLRLQEKDELSWKKLKAAGMDEDGEREARLRRRLEVIMTKYGLSGKKEGQQWETNHIKEGFAQDGLGDPRLEKLWNKARSSGKFSDEELEKLWREFQHHKEKVHEYNILLETMSRTEDVHKNTIDQPLEEESAAWKELLHRKHSELKEQLHSINQGFERLRKVSHQGYDSASEFEEPRVMDLWDLAQSTNFTEKELESLREELKHFEAKVEKHHHYQKQLEISHQKLKHVEGTGDKEHLSRNKEKYTMLEEKTKELGYKVKKHLQDLSGRISRGLQHNEL, from the exons ATGGCGGCCCCggtgctgccgttgctgctgctgctgaagctGCTGCTGGCGGGGACGGAGGCGGGCGGCGGGCTCTACTCGCGGGAGGCCAACGaggccgccgcctcctccccctCCGCCGAGTTCCGCCTGGTGCGCCTGAACCAGCTGTGGGAGAAGGCGCAGCGC GTGGGGCTGCCGGCGGTGCGCCTGGCCGAGCTGCACAGCGACCTGCGGCTGCAGGAGAAAGACGAGCTGAGCTGGAAGAAGTTGAAGGCGGCCGGGATGGACGAGGACGGGGAGCGGGAGGCCCGACTGAGGCGCCGCCTGGAGG TAATTATGACTAAATACGGCTTGAGTGGGAAGAAGGAGGGGCAGCAATGGGAGACCAACCACATCAAGGAAGGCTTCGCGCAGGATGGCCTTGGTGACCCCCGGCTGGAGAAACTCTGGAACAAG GCCAGAAGCTCCGGGAAGTTCTCGGATGAGGAACTGGAGAAGTTGTGGAGGGAATTCCAGCACCACAAAGAGAAAGTCCACGAATACAACATCCTGCTGGAGACCATGAGTCGGACAGAAG ATGTCCACAAAAACACGATCGACCAGCCGCTGGAGGAAGAGAGCGCGGCCTGGAAGGAGCTGCTGCATCGCAAACACTCGGAGCTCAAGGAGCAGCTGCACAGCATCAACCAGGGGTTCGAGCGCCTGCGCAAAGTCAGCCACCAGGGCTACGATTCTGCCAGCG aATTCGAGGAGCcccgtgtgatggacttgtgggatTTGGCTCAGTCAACTAACTTCACAGAGAAAGAGCTCGAATCCCTTCGG GAAGAACTGAAACATTTTGAAGCCAAAGTGGAAAAGCACCACCATTATCAGAAGCAGCTGGAGATCTCCCACCAGAAACTGAAGCACGTGGAGGGGACGGGGGACAAGGAGCATCTCAGCCGAAACAAGGAGAAATACACGATGCTGGAAGAGAAGACGAAAGAGCTGGGCTACAAG GTCAAGAAACACTTGCAAGATTTGTCCGGCAGAATTTCGAGAGGCCTCCAGCACAACGAACTCTGA
- the LOC116505332 gene encoding B-cell differentiation antigen CD72-like, which translates to MAGGITYADLRFARSPPEKSHGEEPNEGELTYENLQVPLGLEKEAAEGDTLKNTPELPCWATFCHRWRPVTTRPMLGALALCLFLLATNITLGVQYMQASRQLQQASRDHAAKSLFLGERTQHLQASLEKSRHRLRLTEQELNSTQKELNSTQKELNSTKKELNSTTEALWQSQAAKNQTWRQLQHQELLLGQANHSLALLQRERASLKINLSQASSCRKIGCCPDGWTLFRWKCLWASEYWESWSQSKVACEKKSSRLLVLPEPWSVQELWEAVGEAFTQSSSRSNSFWVGLQKDKKVWKWVDGSLYKGETLDNSYGGDHAVIHNGQLSQRSSAWYRYICEKAASPEDPSHNGWQWGP; encoded by the exons ATGGCTGGGGGTATCACCTACGCTGACCTGCGCTTTGCAAGAAGCCCTCCAGAGAAGAGCCATGGGGAAG AGCCCAATGAGGGGGAGCTCACCTATGAGAACCTCCAGGTACCCCTTGGCCTGGAGAAAGAGGCGGCAGAGGGTGACACCCTGAAGAACACCCCAGAACTGCCCTGCTGGGCCACCTTCTGTCATCGCTGGAGACCAG TGACAACCCGCCCAATGCTGGGAGCCCTggccctctgcctcttccttctgGCCACCAACATCACGCTTGGCGTCCAGT ACATGCAGGCCTCCCGGCAGCTCCAGCAAGCATCTCGCGACCACGCGGCCAAGAGCCTCTTCCTGGGAGAAAGAACCCAGCACCTGCAAGCCAGCCTGGAGAAGAGCCGGCACCGGCTGCGCCTGACCGAGCAGGAGCTCAACTCCACCCAGAAGGAGCTCAACTCCACCCAGAAGGAACTCAACTCCACCAAGAAGGAGCTCAATTCCACCACGGAGGCCCTTTGGCAGAGCCAGGCGGCCAAGAACCAGACTTGGCGGCAGCTGCAGCACCAGGAACTCCTGCTGGGCCAGGCCAACCACAGCCTGGCTCTCCTGCAGAGGGAGCGGGCCAGCCTGAAGATCAACCTCAGCCAGGCCTCCTCCTGCCGGAAGATTG GGTGCTGCCCTGACGGATGGACACTGTTCCGCTGGAAGTGCCTGTGGGCGTCAGAATATTGGGAGTCGTGGTCGCAGAGCAAGGTGGCCTGCGAGAAGAAGTCTTCGCGGCTGCTGGTCCTCCCGGAGCCCTGGTCGGTGCAAGAGCTCTGGGAGGCCGTGGGTGAAGCATTCACCCAG AGTTCCTCGCGTTCAAATTCGTTCTGGGTCGGACttcagaaagacaaaaaagtctggaagtGGGTGGATGGTTCCCTCTACAAAGG TGAAACTCTAGATAACTCCTACGGCGGTGACCATGCAGTCATACACAATGGGCAACTGTCACAAAGATCATCAGCATGGTACAGATACATCTGCGAGAAGGCAGCCAGTCCTGAGGACCCCTCCCACAATGG